The Pseudomonadota bacterium DNA segment AATAACTGCGGGCGATGGATCAGGAAGTCGCCGCCGCCTGAAGGTTCTCCGCCACGGCCTGCACGTCGGTGAACACCCGCATCAGGTTGCCACCCCAGATCTTGCCGATCTGCTCTTCCGTGTAGCCTCGACGCACGAGTTCGATGGTGATGTTCATCACCTCGCTCGCATCGAACACCCCCTCGATGCCGCCACCGCCGTCGAAGTCACAGCCGATGCCCACGTGGTCGATGCCGGTCACGCTCACGATGTGATCGATGTGGTCCACGGCGTGCTTTACCGTGGCGGGCGGCTGCGGGAACTGCTCGTTGATCTCGTTGAACTTGGCGCGTAGGGCGGTCCGTTCTTCCTGCGTCATCTCGCTCGCCATCTTCATCGAGGCGCGCAGTTCAGCCATCGCGGCGTCGCGTTCGGGGTTTTCGGGTGCGTCGCGCAGGTAATCCGAGAGCATGGTGAGTTGGACGACGCCGCCGTTCTCCGCCATGAGCTTGAGCATCTCGTCGCTCATGTTGCGCTGGTGATCGGTGACCGCGCGGGCGTTGGAATGGCTGGCGATGATCGGCGCCTTCGAGGTGGCGATGGCGTCGTAGAACACGGCGTCGCTTGCGTGGGAGACGTCCACCATGACACCTAAGCGATTCATCTCCCTGACGACCTCCTCGCCGAAGGGGCTGAGGCCGTCGTGCTCGGCGCCCTTGTCATCGGTGGCGGAGTCGGCGAGGTCGTTGTTGGATGAGTGCACCAGGGTGATGTAGCGCACGCCCTTGTCGAAGAAGAGCTCGACGTTGGCGATGTCGTTGCCGATGGGGTAGCCGTTTTCGATGCCGAGGTAGATGGCGCGCTTGCCTGCCTTCTCGAGGGCGTAGGCATCGTCGGGATCGAGGGCGAGGCCGACGGCGTCGGCGTTAGCCTCGGTCGACGCGATCACGGCGTCGATCATCTGCAGACCGAGCGTTTTGGCTCGGCTGTGGCCGTCGTCGTCGCGGATGTCCTGGGCCACGAAGGCGGCGAAGAAGATGGCGTCGAGGCCGCCCTCCTTCATGCGCGGGTAGTCGACCTTGGAGCCCGTCTCCTTGGGATCGTGGCGCTCGGCCATGTCGAAGCCTGGCTCGATCATGCGCAGGGGCGTGTCTGCATGGGTGTCGACGGTGAGCACGCGATCGTGGATCTCGAGCGCGCGCGCGAGGAGTTGCTCCTCCGTCTCCGCGGCGGCGGAGGCGTCAGCGGGCGCGGTCGTGACCTCCTCCGGTGCTTGCTCAGCGGCGCAACCGACGAGTAGCAGCAGGGGCAGGGCGAAGCCGATCTTGGGCGTGGCGAACATGCAGCGTTACCTATCCTTAGACGACGATGTTGACGAGGCGGCCGGGGACGACGATGACTTTTTTCGGCGTCTTCCCATCCATCGAGCGCTTGGCGCCATCGCTGGCGAGCGCAGCGGCTTCCAGCGTCGCCTTGTCGGCGTCGCGGGGGGCGTTGATCTCGTCGCGCTTCTTGCCGTTGACCTGCACCACTACCGTGATGGTGTCGTCGACGCAGAGGGCCTCGTCGTGGGCTGGCCAGGGGGCGATCGACACCAGGCCGTCGGCGCCGAGGCGCTCCCACAGCTCTTCGGTCAAGTGGGGTGCGTACGGGGCGAGGATGGTCACGAAGTCGGTGATCAACGCCTTCGGCAGCTGCTTGGCGGCGGTCGCCTTGTTGACGAAGGTCATCATCTCAGCGATGGCCGTGTTGAAGCGCATGCCCTCCGTGTCCTCCACCACCTTCTTGATGGTGCGGTGAAGGGCTTTGTTGAGCTCGCTGGTCTCCTCGACAGGCGTGTCCACGAGCTTATCGCTCAAGGAGCCGTCCTTCTCATCCACGACCAGGCGCCACACGCGCTGCAGGAAGCGGTACACGCCTTCCACGCCGGTCATCTGCCAGGGCTTCACCTGTTCCAGGGGACCCATGAACAGCTCGTACAGGCGCATCGCATCGGCGCCGTACTGCTCGATCACATCGTCGGGGTTGACCACGTTGAGCTTCGACTTCGACATCTTCTCGATCTGTGAGTCGAGTTTCTCGCCCGTCGCCTTGAGCACGGGCACGCCGTCGCGTTCTTCCGCCTCATCGGGGTGGTAGTACTTGCCGTGCGCGTCCTTGAAGCTGTAGGCGAGGATCATGCCCTGGTTGAACAGGCGCTGGAACGGCTCCTTGGTGCTCACCAGGCCCACGTCGTAGAGCACCTTGTGCCAGAAGCGCGCGTAGAGCAGGTGCAGGACCGCGTGCTCGACGCCGCCGACGTAGAGGTCGACGGGCATCCAGTAGTCGGCGACCTCCTTGGAGAAGGGCGCTTCGGTGTTCTTTGGATCCAGGTAGCGCAGGTAGTACCAACAGGAGCCGGCCCACTGGGGCATGGTGTTGGTCTCGCGCGTTGCCTTACGACCATCGGGAAGCGTTAGCTCCGACCAGTCCTTAGGTGCGCGGGCGAGGGGCGGTTGGCCGTCGTCCGTGGGCCGGTACTCATCGATAGGCGGCAGTTCCACGGGCAGCTGGCTGGGGTCCAGGGGCACCACCTCGCCATCCTCCGCGTGCACGATGGGGAACGGTTCGCCCCAGTAGCGCTGGCGGGAGAAGAGCCAATCGCGCAGGCGGTACTGCACGCGGCCGGTGCCGGCGCCGCGCTCCTCGAGCCAGGCGATGATCCTGGTCTTGGCCTCGGCGACTTCCAAGCCGTCCAGGAAGTCCGAGTTCACGGCCTTGCCTTCGCCGGTCCATGCCGCTTCCTCGATGTCACCGGGGCCCTCGATCACGCGACGGATCGGCAGGCCGAAGGCGCGGGCAAACTCGTGGTCGCGCTCATCGTGGCCGGGCACGGCCATGATGGCACCCGTGCCGTAGGACATGAGCACGTAGTCGGCGACCCACACGGGGATCTCCTCGCCGGTCACGGGGTTGATGGCGTGGGAGCCGGTGAAGACGCCGGTCTTCTCCTTGGCGAGGTCCGTGCGCAGCAGGTCAGACTTCTGCGTCGCCTCGGTGACGTAGGCGTCGACGGCGGCCTTCTGCTCGGCCGTGGTCAACGCGTCAACCAGCGGATGCTCCGGCGCGAGCACGCAATAGGTGGCGCCGAACAGGGTGTCGGGGCGCGTGGTGTAGACGGTGAGGCTGTGATCGCCCGGCAGCTGAAACACCACATCGGCACCATGGGATTTGCCGATCCAGTTGCGCTGCATCTCCTTCACGCCTTCGGGCCAGTCCACCTCGTCGAGGTCCTGGAGCAGGCGTTCGGCGTAGGCGGTGATCTTCAGCATCCACTGCTTCATGGAGCGGCGCTCGACGGGATCGCCGGTCTCCACGTACTTGCCGTCCTTCACCTCTTCGTTGGCCAGCACCGTGCCGAGGGCGGGGCACCAGTTCACCGGCACCTCGGCCAGGTAGGCCAGGCCCTGGTCGTAGAGCTTGAGGAAGATCCACTGGGTCCACTGGTAGTAGTCGACGGCGCTCGTGTTGACCTCGCGCTCCCAGTCGTAGCTGAAGCCGAGGCGCTTGATCTGGCGGCGGAAGTTGTTGATGTTCCGCTCGGTGATGATCGCCGGGTGGATGTTGTCGCGCACGGCGGCGCGCTCGGCGGGCAGGCCGAAGGCGTCCCAGCCCATGGGATGGAGGACATTGAAGCCGCGCATGCGCTTCAGGCGCGCGAGC contains these protein-coding regions:
- a CDS encoding dipeptidase; protein product: MFATPKIGFALPLLLLVGCAAEQAPEEVTTAPADASAAAETEEQLLARALEIHDRVLTVDTHADTPLRMIEPGFDMAERHDPKETGSKVDYPRMKEGGLDAIFFAAFVAQDIRDDDGHSRAKTLGLQMIDAVIASTEANADAVGLALDPDDAYALEKAGKRAIYLGIENGYPIGNDIANVELFFDKGVRYITLVHSSNNDLADSATDDKGAEHDGLSPFGEEVVREMNRLGVMVDVSHASDAVFYDAIATSKAPIIASHSNARAVTDHQRNMSDEMLKLMAENGGVVQLTMLSDYLRDAPENPERDAAMAELRASMKMASEMTQEERTALRAKFNEINEQFPQPPATVKHAVDHIDHIVSVTGIDHVGIGCDFDGGGGIEGVFDASEVMNITIELVRRGYTEEQIGKIWGGNLMRVFTDVQAVAENLQAAATS
- the leuS gene encoding leucine--tRNA ligase translates to MRYTPADIEPKWQAAWEAQQPFKTPSDPAELKARPKFYILDMFPYPSGAGLHVGHPEGYTATDVLARLKRMRGFNVLHPMGWDAFGLPAERAAVRDNIHPAIITERNINNFRRQIKRLGFSYDWEREVNTSAVDYYQWTQWIFLKLYDQGLAYLAEVPVNWCPALGTVLANEEVKDGKYVETGDPVERRSMKQWMLKITAYAERLLQDLDEVDWPEGVKEMQRNWIGKSHGADVVFQLPGDHSLTVYTTRPDTLFGATYCVLAPEHPLVDALTTAEQKAAVDAYVTEATQKSDLLRTDLAKEKTGVFTGSHAINPVTGEEIPVWVADYVLMSYGTGAIMAVPGHDERDHEFARAFGLPIRRVIEGPGDIEEAAWTGEGKAVNSDFLDGLEVAEAKTRIIAWLEERGAGTGRVQYRLRDWLFSRQRYWGEPFPIVHAEDGEVVPLDPSQLPVELPPIDEYRPTDDGQPPLARAPKDWSELTLPDGRKATRETNTMPQWAGSCWYYLRYLDPKNTEAPFSKEVADYWMPVDLYVGGVEHAVLHLLYARFWHKVLYDVGLVSTKEPFQRLFNQGMILAYSFKDAHGKYYHPDEAEERDGVPVLKATGEKLDSQIEKMSKSKLNVVNPDDVIEQYGADAMRLYELFMGPLEQVKPWQMTGVEGVYRFLQRVWRLVVDEKDGSLSDKLVDTPVEETSELNKALHRTIKKVVEDTEGMRFNTAIAEMMTFVNKATAAKQLPKALITDFVTILAPYAPHLTEELWERLGADGLVSIAPWPAHDEALCVDDTITVVVQVNGKKRDEINAPRDADKATLEAAALASDGAKRSMDGKTPKKVIVVPGRLVNIVV